TGCGGGCGCTGGTATCGGATTCCTGCCGGGAGCTATATGAACCACAGGGCGAACAGCTTTCGCTCTTCCCTGCCCCCACGCCGCAGCTTTGGGGAGAGGAGGCGCTGCAATGCCTGCCGGGACCCCGCTGACCCGCGATTACCGCTACGACGGCAGCTGGGACGGCCTGCTGTGCTGCCTGTTTGAAACGTACGAGCGCAGGGAGCTGCCGCAGGCCGTGTACTCACAGGAGGACACCCAGCAGACGCTGTACCCCGCTCTGGAGATCGTCACGGACCCGAACAAAGCAGGCCGGGTCAAGCGCGCGATGCTGCCCAAAATTGGTTGCGACGCCAAGGAGCTGGCAGAACACGCCTTTCTGACCTGTCTGCCGCAAAAAGAAGTATGGATTCTTCGCTTTCTGCGCCTTGCCTTTCGTCACGGCCCACCGGTGATGAACAAGCTGACTCACCCTGCCGTGCATACTTTAAATAAGGCCGTGCTGCACCTACATCAAGAAAACCACCAGTACGAGGGTTTCGTTCGCTTTTCTGTTTCGGACGGGGCACTGTGGTCTGTCATTGAACCAAAAAATCAGGTGCTGCCACTGCTGGCCCCGCACTTCTGCCAGCGGTTCTGCAATGAAACCTTTTTCATCTATGACAAAACCCACGATCAGGCGCTGGTTTACCAAAACGGGCGGCACGAGATTCTGCCCCTGCTGGCCTTTGAGCCGCCGGAACCGGACGAAACCGAGCAGCGCTACCGCAAGCTGTGGCATACCTTTTACGATTCCATCAGCATCCGTGACCGCGAAAATCTGCGCCTGCGCATGACCCACATGCAAAAACGCTACTGGAAGCATTTGACCGAAATGCAGTACAATCCGTTCCGAGCTGGTCAGACGCAAACAGAATCGAGCGACGAAACACGCGATGGCCCACAAACGCCGACTGCCCTCCCGCCAGACTCTATCTCTCCCTGAAATGCTTGATTTTTCATAGTTCCTCTTTTCCTGCTGTTTTTGCGCCTCCCCTTGCTTTTCCCGCCGCAAAACGGTACGATACTAGAGTGAGACTTTTCCCGAGCGCTTAGATCGAAAGGGAGTAAGAAATGAGCCAACTGGAACCGGAACAAAAGAAAATCCGTGCTGTCCTCATTGGGGCAGCCTTCATGACCGGCGCGTCCTCAATCGGGCCGGGCTTTATGGTACAAACCTCGTTGTTTACCGCGCAATACGGCCAGAGCCTTGCGGCGGTGATCGTCGCGATGATTGTCATGGATACCATTGCGAAGCTCAACCTGTGGAGCATACTGGGGGTGTCTGGTCTGCGCGGGCAGGAGCTTGCAAACCGAGTTTTGCCCGGCTCCGGGAATGTGATCGCCATTCTGGTCACCTTCGGCGGCTTTACGTTTGCCATTGGCAACGTGGGCGGCGCGGCCCTCGGCCTAAATGCCGTATGCGGCCTGCCGCTGCAGGCAGGTTACCTTATTTCGAGCGGCCTGGCAATCTCGCTGTTCCTCATCAAAAACGCGTCGAACGGCATCAACCGGGCATCTCAGGTTTTGAGCGTGATGGTTCTTGTCATCCTGCTGATCATGGCATTTCAGACGCACCCACCGATCAACCGGGCGGTTGACGGCCTGCTCTCACCGGAGCTGCCGCTGATGCTGCTGATTCCGCTAATTACGCTTTTGGGCGGCTCCACCGGCGGCTATATTGCCTATACCGGCGCGCACCGTTTTCTGGATGCCGGGATTTCCGGCCGAAAAAACCTGCGCGGCATTCAGAAAAGCACCCTCCTTTCCTGTGGGATTACCGGCCTTTCGCGCATTTTGATCTTTCTCGTGGTATTCGGCGTCTGTGCCGCAGGCGGCCAGGCTGCTTCTGCGGCGATTGAGGCCGCGGAAAACCCCGCGGCTCAGGCATTTCTACTCGGGGCTGGTGAGCTGGGCTCGCGGCTGTTTGGCGTTGCGCTCTTCTGCGCAGGGATTACAACAATTATCGGGTCGTCTTATACCTCGGTATCCTTTTTAAAGACACTGCACCCCGTGGTGGGGCGCAATGAAACACGGTTCATCACCGGATTCATCGCACTGGCCACCATACTGATCGCGACGATCGGCAAAGCAACCGCGCTGCTGGTGATCGCAGGGGTGATCAACGGCTTTGTGCTGCCGCTGACGCTCGCAATCACACTATGGAGCATTCGTGACAAGAGCATTGTCGGGGAGGAATACCGCCACCCCCGTGTGCTGACAGCCGCCGGCATCCTGATTACAGTGATTACTACATACGCGGCCTTTCGCGCGCTGCCCTCCTCGCTGGCGATGTTTTACTGAATTCCCCCGGCTTTCTCCGCGGCTGATTCTCTGAACAAAAAACGCTGCTGTCTTTTTAGACAGCAGCGTTTTTTTGTTCATGCTATGAAAATTTAAATTGACACCTTCAGAGCGATCTGGTACAGCTCCGTATCAAACTGGCGGGTCATCTTGAGCGCCTCGGAAATATCGAAGTCCACTATTCTGCCGTTCTGCATGGCAACCACACGGTTACTCTGGCCGTTTTCCAGAAGCTTTACCGCATGATAACCCATCTGCGTCGCCACAACACGGTCACGCAGAGAAGGCGAACCGCCGCGCTGCACATGGCCCAGAATCGTCGCGCGGGTTTCAATGCCCGTGTTCTTTTCAATCTCTTTTGCAAGATCCTCCACATGGCACCCGGCGCCCTCCGCCACCACAATAATAAAGTGGCGCTTGCCGATGCTCTGTGTGTACTGCATGCGCTCATAAATATCTTGCTTAAAATCATACGGCTGCTCCGGCACCAAAATTGCCATAGCACCAACCGCGATCCCGGTGTTCAGCGCAATATCTCCACAGCGCCGGCCCATCACCTCAACCACACTGCAGCGGTCGTGGGATTCTGTCGTATCGCGCAGGCGGTCCACCATTTCCATCGCGGTATTCATCGCGGTGTCGTAACCGATGGTGTACTCGCTGCACGCAATATCGTTATCAATGGTTCCCGGTACCCCAATGCAGGGGATTCCGGCCTCTGTTAAATCGCGCGCGCCGCGGAACGAACCGTCGCCGCCGATCACAATCAAGCCCTCAATGCCCAGCTTTCGGCAGTTTTCCGCCGCCTGCTGCACACCCTCCGGCGTATTGTACTCCGGGCTGCGGGCGGTGTACAGCACCGTTCCACCGTTGTGAATAATATCGGAAACACTGCGCAGGTTCATCTCTTCCACATCGCAGTTTAACAGGCCGTTATAGCCTCTGTGTACTCCAAAAACGCCCATCCCGCTTGTAAGCGCGGTTCGAACAACAGAACGCACCGCTGCATTCATTCCGGGTGCGTCGCCGCCGCTGGTAAGTACAGCGATTTGCTTTTTGCCCATCTTTCAGACCCTCCCGAATCAAAATAACACTGTGGCTTATTTCGTTTATGCGATTATTATACCATCACAAAATCGGCGGTACTATGGATTAAAGTACCGATAATATGGATAAAAGTTGCATCATTGCACCAAAGCGACGTTTTCTTCTCCCAGCAACTCACGGAGCGCGTTGAGCAGAACATCATTAACACTGACACGGTACTGCATCGGTGCCTGCATTAGCTTTTTTGTATCCTCAAAATACAGGTACAGCGGGGTCGCACCGTCAAACACCGCGATATACTGCATCGCTTTTCGGTGGCAGAAGCTCTCCTGCGCCGGCAGTTTTAAATAAAGGCCAGGCCGGCTGGAATGCCGTTTCGCGGCGGGCTGTGCGCTCGCTCCCGTAGCCAGCGCGGCGCCGCTATTTTCCTGCGGTGGCGGGGAAAGCGTATCGCACACCAGCTTTGCGTCCTTTTCTTCCGTCAGGCTCAGCCGCCCCTTTGCCACAACGACATTGCCCTCGGCCACCAGTTCCCCGTACCGCTCCAGCACATTCGGAAACACCAGAAGCTCGATCGAGCCAAACATATCCTCCAGCAGAACGAACGCCATCCGACTGCCGTTTTTGGTTACCTTCAGCTTAACCGAAGAAATCACCCCCAGCAGCGTAAGAATCTCGTCGTCCTGATGACGGCCCGTCTGTTCGCTGGCTTCCTCCTGCAGCTCGCCGGTGGGCGTTGCGCCAATCTGCTCGTACATCTGCAAATATTTTCCCATCGGATGCCCCGAAAGATACATCCCGGTCACTTCCTTTTCCATCACGAGCTTGTCCGCGTCAGAAAAATCCGGCATGGGGTCAATGGAAAAGCCCGGCTCCTCAGACTGCAGCTGCGGCGTATCAAAAAATCCGAGCTGGCCGTCCACATTCCGGCGTTTGTCGGAATCAAGCGTATCGAGCACCGACTGAATGCTTGTGAGCATCTGATTGCGGTTATAATCCAGCGAATCCAGCGCGCCGCATTTCACCAGGCTTTCCAGCGCACGGCGGTTCAAATCCCTGCCGTACATG
Above is a window of Faecalispora anaeroviscerum DNA encoding:
- a CDS encoding TIGR03915 family putative DNA repair protein, encoding MPAGTPLTRDYRYDGSWDGLLCCLFETYERRELPQAVYSQEDTQQTLYPALEIVTDPNKAGRVKRAMLPKIGCDAKELAEHAFLTCLPQKEVWILRFLRLAFRHGPPVMNKLTHPAVHTLNKAVLHLHQENHQYEGFVRFSVSDGALWSVIEPKNQVLPLLAPHFCQRFCNETFFIYDKTHDQALVYQNGRHEILPLLAFEPPEPDETEQRYRKLWHTFYDSISIRDRENLRLRMTHMQKRYWKHLTEMQYNPFRAGQTQTESSDETRDGPQTPTALPPDSISP
- a CDS encoding NRAMP family divalent metal transporter, encoding MSQLEPEQKKIRAVLIGAAFMTGASSIGPGFMVQTSLFTAQYGQSLAAVIVAMIVMDTIAKLNLWSILGVSGLRGQELANRVLPGSGNVIAILVTFGGFTFAIGNVGGAALGLNAVCGLPLQAGYLISSGLAISLFLIKNASNGINRASQVLSVMVLVILLIMAFQTHPPINRAVDGLLSPELPLMLLIPLITLLGGSTGGYIAYTGAHRFLDAGISGRKNLRGIQKSTLLSCGITGLSRILIFLVVFGVCAAGGQAASAAIEAAENPAAQAFLLGAGELGSRLFGVALFCAGITTIIGSSYTSVSFLKTLHPVVGRNETRFITGFIALATILIATIGKATALLVIAGVINGFVLPLTLAITLWSIRDKSIVGEEYRHPRVLTAAGILITVITTYAAFRALPSSLAMFY
- the pfkA gene encoding 6-phosphofructokinase is translated as MGKKQIAVLTSGGDAPGMNAAVRSVVRTALTSGMGVFGVHRGYNGLLNCDVEEMNLRSVSDIIHNGGTVLYTARSPEYNTPEGVQQAAENCRKLGIEGLIVIGGDGSFRGARDLTEAGIPCIGVPGTIDNDIACSEYTIGYDTAMNTAMEMVDRLRDTTESHDRCSVVEVMGRRCGDIALNTGIAVGAMAILVPEQPYDFKQDIYERMQYTQSIGKRHFIIVVAEGAGCHVEDLAKEIEKNTGIETRATILGHVQRGGSPSLRDRVVATQMGYHAVKLLENGQSNRVVAMQNGRIVDFDISEALKMTRQFDTELYQIALKVSI